From a region of the Janthinobacterium sp. 61 genome:
- the def gene encoding peptide deformylase: MTVREILKMGDPRLLRMAEPVRDFDTPELHALIADMFDTMHAANGAGLAAPQIGINLQLVIYGFKQNLRYPDAPQVPETVLINPVLTPLSERKEEGFEGCLSVPGMRGSVPRWSELHYEGVDQFGQPISRDCDGFHARVVQHEVDHLHGILYPMRIVDFTQFGYTEVMFPDLDPNDDD; encoded by the coding sequence ATGACGGTACGCGAGATTCTGAAGATGGGCGATCCACGCTTGCTGCGCATGGCCGAGCCCGTGCGTGACTTCGATACGCCCGAATTACACGCCTTGATCGCCGACATGTTCGACACCATGCATGCCGCCAATGGCGCGGGCCTGGCGGCGCCGCAGATCGGCATCAACCTGCAACTGGTGATTTACGGCTTCAAGCAGAATCTGCGCTATCCCGATGCGCCGCAAGTGCCGGAAACCGTGTTGATCAACCCTGTGCTGACGCCTTTGTCAGAGCGCAAGGAAGAGGGCTTTGAAGGCTGCCTGTCCGTGCCTGGTATGCGCGGCAGCGTGCCGCGCTGGAGCGAACTGCACTATGAAGGCGTGGACCAGTTTGGCCAGCCCATCAGCCGCGACTGCGACGGCTTCCATGCCCGCGTGGTGCAGCATGAAGTGGATCACTTGCACGGTATTTTGTATCCGATGCGTATCGTTGATTTTACGCAATTCGGTTATACGGAAGTGATGTTCCCCGACCTGGACCCGAACGACGACGATTGA
- a CDS encoding flagellar brake protein: MNDPIPNPLRKGAPSLADVAEPMEPGTKPHHMSDPWDIGETLCSLADNGDAISIYPTGGEDVIMARILSVDDDLPQFVLELNEGATLPPGGATFVSWVQSAKLQFTINGEWEAYPERPNVYLTNFPSHCLVLERRESARLETPLGVYYLAAFVLEGRPYELQLYDFSAGGIGMRAHPRDTVGLYVGRKLSRVRLELGPDKVMIADLEIRLSRTFRSFLLGEQVQIGCRFLNLTVAMQDELKALLDNLGSNRKVR, from the coding sequence GTGAACGATCCCATCCCCAATCCCCTGCGCAAAGGCGCGCCCAGCCTGGCCGATGTGGCCGAGCCTATGGAGCCAGGCACCAAGCCGCACCATATGAGCGATCCGTGGGATATCGGCGAAACCCTATGCAGCCTGGCTGATAACGGCGACGCCATTTCCATCTACCCGACAGGCGGTGAAGATGTCATCATGGCGCGCATATTGTCCGTCGACGACGACTTGCCGCAATTCGTGCTGGAACTGAACGAAGGCGCGACCCTGCCGCCTGGTGGCGCCACGTTTGTGTCGTGGGTGCAAAGCGCCAAGCTGCAATTTACCATCAATGGCGAATGGGAGGCCTATCCCGAGCGGCCGAACGTCTACCTGACGAACTTCCCCAGCCATTGCCTGGTGCTGGAACGGCGCGAATCGGCACGCCTGGAAACACCGCTGGGCGTGTACTACCTGGCCGCCTTTGTGCTGGAAGGACGGCCGTACGAATTGCAGCTGTATGACTTCTCGGCCGGCGGCATCGGCATGCGTGCCCACCCGCGCGATACGGTCGGCCTGTATGTGGGCCGCAAGCTGTCGCGCGTGCGCCTGGAACTGGGGCCGGACAAAGTCATGATCGCGGACCTGGAAATCCGCCTGTCGCGCACCTTCCGCTCCTTCCTGCTGGGCGAGCAAGTGCAGATCGGCTGCCGCTTCCTGAACCTGACGGTTGCCATGCAAGATGAGTTGAAAGCCTTGCTCGACAACCTGGGCAGCAACCGCAAGGTGCGCTGA
- the galU gene encoding UTP--glucose-1-phosphate uridylyltransferase GalU: MKKIRKAVFPVAGLGSRFLPATKAQPKEMLPIVDKPLIQYAVEEAVAAGITEMIFITGRNKRAIEDHFDTAYELESELEAAGKRQLLEMVQNVIPKHVNCIYIRQSAPLGLGHAVLCARPVIGDEPFAVLLADDFMDVEEGVRPVLAQMTDVFQYENCSLLAVQDVPRAETKQYGIVSAKNYQPDLELVSAIVEKPAPEEAPSTLAVVGRYVLTSRIFNHLENIGTGAGGEIQLTDGIAALMREERVLAYRYQGQRYDCGSKLGYLKATTAMGMKHPETGAAFRAYLQELQTTLGEK; this comes from the coding sequence ATGAAAAAAATCAGAAAAGCAGTCTTTCCCGTCGCCGGCCTGGGCAGCCGTTTCTTGCCTGCGACCAAGGCACAACCGAAGGAAATGCTGCCCATCGTCGACAAGCCGTTGATCCAGTACGCGGTGGAAGAAGCGGTGGCGGCCGGCATCACGGAAATGATCTTCATCACGGGTCGCAACAAGCGCGCCATTGAAGATCATTTCGATACTGCCTATGAGCTGGAGTCGGAGCTGGAAGCGGCCGGCAAGCGCCAGTTGCTCGAGATGGTGCAAAATGTCATTCCCAAGCACGTCAATTGCATTTACATACGCCAGTCGGCGCCGCTGGGCCTGGGGCATGCCGTGCTGTGCGCCCGTCCCGTGATCGGCGACGAACCGTTTGCTGTCTTGCTGGCCGACGATTTCATGGATGTGGAAGAGGGCGTGCGCCCCGTGCTGGCGCAGATGACCGATGTCTTCCAGTATGAAAATTGCTCGCTGCTGGCGGTGCAGGATGTGCCGCGCGCGGAAACCAAGCAATACGGTATCGTATCGGCAAAGAATTATCAGCCCGACCTGGAACTGGTCTCGGCCATTGTGGAAAAGCCTGCGCCGGAAGAGGCGCCATCGACCCTGGCCGTGGTGGGCCGTTATGTGCTGACCAGCCGTATCTTTAACCACCTGGAAAATATCGGCACGGGCGCCGGCGGCGAAATCCAGTTGACGGACGGCATCGCTGCCCTGATGCGCGAAGAGCGCGTGCTGGCTTACCGCTACCAGGGGCAGCGTTATGATTGCGGCTCCAAACTTGGTTATCTGAAGGCCACGACGGCGATGGGCATGAAGCATCCGGAAACGGGTGCTGCCTTCCGCGCTTACTTGCAAGAACTGCAAACAACACTGGGCGAAAAATGA